From Xiphophorus couchianus chromosome 23, X_couchianus-1.0, whole genome shotgun sequence, one genomic window encodes:
- the fbxw11a gene encoding F-box and WD repeat domain-containing 11-A isoform X1 yields the protein MEPEMEDKTVELMCSVPRSLWLGCSSVAESLCALRCLQSIPSTRAHNQTTSGMESQTLVDDLSPKKTTMVKLTNGPVIGSRKRPSEGNYEKEKEHCIALFDQWSEADQVEFVERLISRMCHYQHGHINSYLKPMLQRDFITALPAQGLDHIAENILSFLDARSLCAAELVCKEWQRVISEGMLWKKLIERMVRTDPLWKGLSERHQWEKYLFKNRTSEIPPNSYYHSLYPKIIQDIETIEANWRCGRHNLQRIQCRSENSKGVYCLQYDDEKIISGLRDNSIKIWDKQTLECLKVLTGHTGSVLCLQYDERVIVTGSSDSTVRVWEVTTGEVLNTLIHHNEAVLHLRFANGLMVTCSKDRSIAVWDMASPTDISLRRVLVGHRAAVNVVDFDDKYIVSASGDRTIKVWSTSTCEFVRTLNGHKRGIACLQYRDRLVVSGSSDNTIRLWDIECGACLRVLEGHEELVRCIRFDNKRIVSGAYDGKIKVWDLQAALDPRAPASTLCLRTLVEHSGRVFRLQFDEFQIISSSHDDTILIWDFLNVSPNGQSEGRSPSRTYTYISR from the exons ATGGAGCCGGAGATGGAAGACAAAACGGTGGAACTGATG TGCTCTGTGCCTCGCTCTCTCTGGCTGGGCTGCTCCTCGGTGGCTGAGAGTTTGTGTGCACTCAGGTGCCTGCAGAGCATCCCCTCCACCCGGGCTCACAACCAG aCCACGTCAGGGATGGAGTCACAGACCTTAGTGGACGACCTGTCGCCAAAGAAGACTACAATGGTGAAG CTTACTAACGGTCCTGTAATAGGGTCTCGTAAGCGTCCATCAGAAGGGAACTATGAGAAGGAGAAGGAACACTGCATCGCCTTGTTTGACCAGTGGTCAGAGGCCGACCAAGTGGAGTTTGTCGAGCGGCTGATATCCCGTATGTGCCACTACCAGCACGGCCACATCAACTCCTACCTCAAACCCATGCTGCAGAGGGATTTCATCACTGCATTGCCAG CCCAAGGATTGGATCACATTGCAGAGAACATCCTGTCTTTTCTGGATGCACGTTCGCTTTGCGCTGCAGAGCTGGTATGTAAAGAGTGGCAGAGGGTAATCTCTGAGGGTATGCTGTGGAAGAAGCTCATTGAGCGAATGGTCCGGACCGACCCGCTTTGGAAAGGCCTGTCTGAAAGACACCAGTG GGAGAAATATTTGTTCAAGAACCGCACATCAGAAATCCCGCCCAACTCCTACTATCACTCTCTTTATCCTAAGATCATTCAAGACATAGAG ACAATTGAGGCTAATTGGCGATGTGGCAGACACAACTTGCAAAGGATTCAGTGTCGTtcagaaaacagtaaaggtgTTTATTGTCTCCAGTACGATGATGAGAAGATCATCAGTGGCCTTAGGGACAACTCCATCAAG ATCTGGGATAAACAAACACTGGAATGTCTGAAGGTACTGACCGGCCACacaggctcagtattgtgtctCCAGTATGATGAGAGAGTCATCGTCACTGGGTCTTCTGACTCGACTGTCAG GGTTTGGGAAGTCACGACGGGTGAGGTACTCAACACGTTGATCCATCACAACGAGGCTGTTCTTCACCTGCGATTCGCAAATGGTCTCATGGTCACCTGCTCCAAGGACCGCTCGATTGCAGTGTGGGACATGGCCTCGCCTACTGACATCAGCCTGCGGCGCGTCCTTGTTGGACATCGTGCTGCTGTCAATGTCGTTGACTTCGATGATAAATATATTGTGTCTGCCTCAGGGGACCGCACCATCAAG GTGTGGAGCACCAGCACCTGTGAGTTTGTGCGCACTCTAAATGGTCACAAGCGGGGGATTGCCTGTTTACAGTATAGAGATCGTCTGGTAGTCAGCGGCTCATCTGACAACACAATCCG gttatGGGACATCGAGTGCGGGGCATGTTTGCGAGTGCTGGAAGGTCACGAGGAGTTGGTGCGCTGCATTCGCTTCGACAACAAAAGGATCGTCAGCGGAGCCTACGATGG caaaataaaagtgtgGGACCTGCAGGCAGCACTTGACCCACGAGCCCCTGCTAGCACATTATGTCTGCGGACTCTAGTG gagcACTCTGGCCGTGTTTTCCGCCTGCAGTTTGATGAGTTTCAGATCATCAGCAGTTCTCACGACGACACCATTCTGATCTGGGATTTCCTGAACGTCTCACCTAATGGCCAGTCAGAGGGACGATCTCCGTCCCGTACCTACACGTACATTTCTAGATAG
- the fbxw11a gene encoding F-box and WD repeat domain-containing 11-A isoform X2 has product MEPEMEDKTVELMTTSGMESQTLVDDLSPKKTTMVKLTNGPVIGSRKRPSEGNYEKEKEHCIALFDQWSEADQVEFVERLISRMCHYQHGHINSYLKPMLQRDFITALPAQGLDHIAENILSFLDARSLCAAELVCKEWQRVISEGMLWKKLIERMVRTDPLWKGLSERHQWEKYLFKNRTSEIPPNSYYHSLYPKIIQDIETIEANWRCGRHNLQRIQCRSENSKGVYCLQYDDEKIISGLRDNSIKIWDKQTLECLKVLTGHTGSVLCLQYDERVIVTGSSDSTVRVWEVTTGEVLNTLIHHNEAVLHLRFANGLMVTCSKDRSIAVWDMASPTDISLRRVLVGHRAAVNVVDFDDKYIVSASGDRTIKVWSTSTCEFVRTLNGHKRGIACLQYRDRLVVSGSSDNTIRLWDIECGACLRVLEGHEELVRCIRFDNKRIVSGAYDGKIKVWDLQAALDPRAPASTLCLRTLVEHSGRVFRLQFDEFQIISSSHDDTILIWDFLNVSPNGQSEGRSPSRTYTYISR; this is encoded by the exons ATGGAGCCGGAGATGGAAGACAAAACGGTGGAACTGATG aCCACGTCAGGGATGGAGTCACAGACCTTAGTGGACGACCTGTCGCCAAAGAAGACTACAATGGTGAAG CTTACTAACGGTCCTGTAATAGGGTCTCGTAAGCGTCCATCAGAAGGGAACTATGAGAAGGAGAAGGAACACTGCATCGCCTTGTTTGACCAGTGGTCAGAGGCCGACCAAGTGGAGTTTGTCGAGCGGCTGATATCCCGTATGTGCCACTACCAGCACGGCCACATCAACTCCTACCTCAAACCCATGCTGCAGAGGGATTTCATCACTGCATTGCCAG CCCAAGGATTGGATCACATTGCAGAGAACATCCTGTCTTTTCTGGATGCACGTTCGCTTTGCGCTGCAGAGCTGGTATGTAAAGAGTGGCAGAGGGTAATCTCTGAGGGTATGCTGTGGAAGAAGCTCATTGAGCGAATGGTCCGGACCGACCCGCTTTGGAAAGGCCTGTCTGAAAGACACCAGTG GGAGAAATATTTGTTCAAGAACCGCACATCAGAAATCCCGCCCAACTCCTACTATCACTCTCTTTATCCTAAGATCATTCAAGACATAGAG ACAATTGAGGCTAATTGGCGATGTGGCAGACACAACTTGCAAAGGATTCAGTGTCGTtcagaaaacagtaaaggtgTTTATTGTCTCCAGTACGATGATGAGAAGATCATCAGTGGCCTTAGGGACAACTCCATCAAG ATCTGGGATAAACAAACACTGGAATGTCTGAAGGTACTGACCGGCCACacaggctcagtattgtgtctCCAGTATGATGAGAGAGTCATCGTCACTGGGTCTTCTGACTCGACTGTCAG GGTTTGGGAAGTCACGACGGGTGAGGTACTCAACACGTTGATCCATCACAACGAGGCTGTTCTTCACCTGCGATTCGCAAATGGTCTCATGGTCACCTGCTCCAAGGACCGCTCGATTGCAGTGTGGGACATGGCCTCGCCTACTGACATCAGCCTGCGGCGCGTCCTTGTTGGACATCGTGCTGCTGTCAATGTCGTTGACTTCGATGATAAATATATTGTGTCTGCCTCAGGGGACCGCACCATCAAG GTGTGGAGCACCAGCACCTGTGAGTTTGTGCGCACTCTAAATGGTCACAAGCGGGGGATTGCCTGTTTACAGTATAGAGATCGTCTGGTAGTCAGCGGCTCATCTGACAACACAATCCG gttatGGGACATCGAGTGCGGGGCATGTTTGCGAGTGCTGGAAGGTCACGAGGAGTTGGTGCGCTGCATTCGCTTCGACAACAAAAGGATCGTCAGCGGAGCCTACGATGG caaaataaaagtgtgGGACCTGCAGGCAGCACTTGACCCACGAGCCCCTGCTAGCACATTATGTCTGCGGACTCTAGTG gagcACTCTGGCCGTGTTTTCCGCCTGCAGTTTGATGAGTTTCAGATCATCAGCAGTTCTCACGACGACACCATTCTGATCTGGGATTTCCTGAACGTCTCACCTAATGGCCAGTCAGAGGGACGATCTCCGTCCCGTACCTACACGTACATTTCTAGATAG
- the fgf18a gene encoding fibroblast growth factor 18a isoform X1, whose protein sequence is MWSLLSTLTVLCIQMLLVMCNPLQQVLGVDGVNFSVHVENQTQVRDTMSRRHHRVYQLYSRTSGKHVQVLGRRISAKGEDGDKYAQLVVEADTFGSQVRIRGKETNFYLCMNRRGKLVGKKASNRSADCVFVEMVLENHYTALMSARYTGWYVGFTKRGRPRRGPHTLPNQQDVHFMKRFPPGEQPDLTTPFRFTTISKRVKRVRTTGTR, encoded by the exons ATGTGGTCCCTTCTTTCCACGTTGACCGTCTT ATGTATCCAGATGTTACTGGTGATGTGCAATCCATTGCAG CAGGTACTTGGCGTGGATGGAGTCAACTTCAGTGTGCATGTGGAGAACCAGACGCAGGTGCGAGACACCATGAGTCGGAGACATCACAGAGTCTACCAGCTCTACAGCCGTACGAGCGGCAAGCACGTCCAGGTGTTGGGACGCAGGATCAGTGCCAAGGGAGAAGATGGAGACAAATATG CCCAGCTTGTAGTGGAGGCAGACACCTTTGGTAGCCAGGTGAGAATCCGAGGCAAAGAAACCAACTTCTACCTTTGCATGAATCGACGCGGGAAGCTGGTGGGAAAG AAGGCCAGTAACCGAAGCGCTGACTGCGTCTTTGTGGAAATGGTCCTGGAAAACCATTACACAGCTCTGATGTCTGCGCGCTACACGGGCTGGTATGTTGGTTTCACAAAAAGGGGGCGTCCTCGCCGGGGACCCCACACGCTCCCCAACCAGCAGGACGTACACTTTATGAAACGCTTTCCGCCAGGGGAACAGCCTGACCTCACCACACCCTTCCGTTTTACTACCATCAGCAAGCGGGTCAAAAGGGTCCGCACTACTGGGACACGCTAG
- the fgf18a gene encoding fibroblast growth factor 18a isoform X3: protein MWSLLSTLTVLCIQMLLVMCNPLQVLGVDGVNFSVHVENQTQVRDTMSRRHHRVYQLYSRTSGKHVQVLGRRISAKGEDGDKYAQLVVEADTFGSQVRIRGKETNFYLCMNRRGKLVGKKASNRSADCVFVEMVLENHYTALMSARYTGWYVGFTKRGRPRRGPHTLPNQQDVHFMKRFPPGEQPDLTTPFRFTTISKRVKRVRTTGTR, encoded by the exons ATGTGGTCCCTTCTTTCCACGTTGACCGTCTT ATGTATCCAGATGTTACTGGTGATGTGCAATCCATTGCAG GTACTTGGCGTGGATGGAGTCAACTTCAGTGTGCATGTGGAGAACCAGACGCAGGTGCGAGACACCATGAGTCGGAGACATCACAGAGTCTACCAGCTCTACAGCCGTACGAGCGGCAAGCACGTCCAGGTGTTGGGACGCAGGATCAGTGCCAAGGGAGAAGATGGAGACAAATATG CCCAGCTTGTAGTGGAGGCAGACACCTTTGGTAGCCAGGTGAGAATCCGAGGCAAAGAAACCAACTTCTACCTTTGCATGAATCGACGCGGGAAGCTGGTGGGAAAG AAGGCCAGTAACCGAAGCGCTGACTGCGTCTTTGTGGAAATGGTCCTGGAAAACCATTACACAGCTCTGATGTCTGCGCGCTACACGGGCTGGTATGTTGGTTTCACAAAAAGGGGGCGTCCTCGCCGGGGACCCCACACGCTCCCCAACCAGCAGGACGTACACTTTATGAAACGCTTTCCGCCAGGGGAACAGCCTGACCTCACCACACCCTTCCGTTTTACTACCATCAGCAAGCGGGTCAAAAGGGTCCGCACTACTGGGACACGCTAG
- the fgf18a gene encoding fibroblast growth factor 18a isoform X2, which yields MWSLLSTLTVLCIQMLLVMCNPLQQVLGVDGVNFSVHVENQTQVRDTMSRRHHRVYQLYSRTSGKHVQVLGRRISAKGEDGDKYAQLVVEADTFGSQVRIRGKETNFYLCMNRRGKLVGKASNRSADCVFVEMVLENHYTALMSARYTGWYVGFTKRGRPRRGPHTLPNQQDVHFMKRFPPGEQPDLTTPFRFTTISKRVKRVRTTGTR from the exons ATGTGGTCCCTTCTTTCCACGTTGACCGTCTT ATGTATCCAGATGTTACTGGTGATGTGCAATCCATTGCAG CAGGTACTTGGCGTGGATGGAGTCAACTTCAGTGTGCATGTGGAGAACCAGACGCAGGTGCGAGACACCATGAGTCGGAGACATCACAGAGTCTACCAGCTCTACAGCCGTACGAGCGGCAAGCACGTCCAGGTGTTGGGACGCAGGATCAGTGCCAAGGGAGAAGATGGAGACAAATATG CCCAGCTTGTAGTGGAGGCAGACACCTTTGGTAGCCAGGTGAGAATCCGAGGCAAAGAAACCAACTTCTACCTTTGCATGAATCGACGCGGGAAGCTGGTGGGAAAG GCCAGTAACCGAAGCGCTGACTGCGTCTTTGTGGAAATGGTCCTGGAAAACCATTACACAGCTCTGATGTCTGCGCGCTACACGGGCTGGTATGTTGGTTTCACAAAAAGGGGGCGTCCTCGCCGGGGACCCCACACGCTCCCCAACCAGCAGGACGTACACTTTATGAAACGCTTTCCGCCAGGGGAACAGCCTGACCTCACCACACCCTTCCGTTTTACTACCATCAGCAAGCGGGTCAAAAGGGTCCGCACTACTGGGACACGCTAG